A region of uncultured Carboxylicivirga sp. DNA encodes the following proteins:
- a CDS encoding UPF0158 family protein has translation MNTISASSIQNIVRLLDNGYMVYLHKPTGKVTAIPEFDGFADFEDSTNWEVDNIDRNPEEYIHVQGMNSREMYNLMMDFAQEQDELQVTKKLVDALRKSDGIGHFNDAIKQMPDVRFEWLEFRDERLQRFIKNKLMRKKQFN, from the coding sequence ATGAATACAATTTCAGCTTCTTCTATTCAAAACATTGTACGTCTGCTCGACAACGGCTATATGGTTTACCTTCACAAACCTACTGGTAAGGTTACGGCCATTCCAGAATTCGACGGTTTTGCTGATTTTGAAGATAGTACAAACTGGGAGGTCGACAATATCGACAGAAATCCTGAGGAATACATTCATGTTCAGGGAATGAACTCGCGTGAGATGTATAACTTAATGATGGATTTTGCACAGGAGCAGGATGAATTGCAGGTTACAAAGAAACTGGTGGATGCATTGCGTAAATCTGACGGAATTGGTCATTTTAATGATGCTATCAAACAAATGCCTGATGTGAGATTTGAATGGCTCGAATTTCGTGATGAACGACTACAGCGTTTTATCAAAAACAAACTGATGAGAAAGAAGCAGTTTAATTAA
- a CDS encoding tetratricopeptide repeat-containing sensor histidine kinase — protein MSTLHTHKMLRMNYKKTRITLVYIISLLIALMISEKSFAQNELTDIYDPLKDFASNKTAIYDELKKQDLNVEQLMEQIKKLNTVSQPHYQLQLCKILIQSRKYDSVPQLLDNCIHRFEQSKNTEAIGDCYFYKGKIGGFSSNAEEVITNYEKSYLCYIDVGNMSNAFLCQMSMGNYFSQNGNDIYAAKYYNKANKIVESHDIKTSYKESLMLNMGNHYFKTNDYDSALLFYNKVEASRQIEGNIDKLSRIKNNIGVAYLQLGDLDMAEKKLLEALKIREAGNDSLLIASTLVNLFKLTLDKKDVDKAIGIEKRLSNIIENTENIQTDKLVAFSYDKLKLYHLTKQSELADKELIKYSHLNDSLTQAAFADKLVELHKSFEIQEKDKDIALLQKEEALNKATLKLQWLMISFITALVFALLILGYFINRQRLHLKKSEENLQKQQLEIEQINNELKISNQAKDRILSIIGHDLRGPIGGLKELIELYLELPDFDEKDIRNLLKAAREASTGSYLLLENLLTWANSQRGQIEFKPSDIPFLPLVKQSVQLLNAKHVTFRYEIPPALMINADANMLRTIIRNLVSNAIKYSPANGRITISANQDEVETSIFVADEGIGMSAEQTSALFEKKETFFIEAGSKAKGTGLGLILCKEFVERHNGRIWVDSMHSEGTKVGFTIPNDFTATKSVPELSKHSKVLS, from the coding sequence ATGAGTACACTACATACTCATAAAATGTTAAGAATGAATTATAAAAAAACAAGAATCACTCTTGTTTATATAATTAGTTTACTTATCGCATTAATGATAAGTGAAAAATCTTTTGCTCAAAATGAACTAACAGATATTTATGACCCATTAAAAGATTTCGCTTCTAACAAAACGGCTATCTACGATGAGTTAAAAAAACAGGATTTAAACGTGGAGCAATTAATGGAGCAAATAAAAAAGCTTAACACTGTTAGCCAGCCACATTACCAGCTACAGCTATGCAAAATATTAATTCAGAGCAGAAAATACGATTCAGTGCCTCAATTATTGGATAATTGTATCCACAGATTCGAGCAAAGTAAAAATACCGAAGCTATTGGAGACTGCTATTTCTACAAAGGCAAGATAGGTGGATTTAGTAGCAATGCTGAAGAAGTCATTACAAATTATGAAAAATCATACCTGTGTTATATTGATGTCGGCAATATGAGTAATGCTTTTTTGTGTCAGATGTCAATGGGTAACTATTTCTCTCAAAATGGAAATGATATTTATGCCGCTAAATATTACAATAAGGCAAATAAAATTGTAGAGAGCCATGATATAAAAACATCATATAAAGAGAGCCTGATGTTGAATATGGGGAATCACTATTTTAAAACCAATGATTATGATAGTGCATTGCTATTTTACAACAAAGTAGAAGCATCGAGACAAATTGAAGGAAACATCGATAAATTGTCGAGAATAAAAAACAATATTGGTGTAGCATATTTGCAACTTGGCGATTTAGACATGGCTGAGAAAAAATTATTAGAGGCGCTAAAAATAAGAGAAGCCGGTAATGACTCGCTTCTGATTGCATCAACACTTGTGAATCTGTTCAAACTTACATTGGATAAGAAAGATGTTGACAAAGCAATCGGGATAGAAAAACGCTTAAGCAACATTATTGAAAACACAGAAAATATCCAAACAGACAAATTGGTTGCCTTTAGCTACGATAAATTAAAGCTGTACCATCTTACCAAACAATCTGAACTGGCTGACAAGGAACTGATAAAATACTCTCATCTGAATGATTCTTTAACCCAGGCTGCCTTTGCTGATAAACTGGTTGAATTGCACAAAAGCTTTGAGATACAAGAAAAAGACAAAGACATTGCATTGTTGCAGAAAGAAGAAGCACTAAATAAAGCAACTTTAAAATTGCAATGGTTAATGATATCATTTATTACAGCACTCGTGTTTGCCTTATTAATATTGGGTTACTTTATTAATCGTCAGCGCTTGCATCTTAAAAAGTCGGAAGAGAACCTGCAAAAACAACAGCTGGAAATTGAGCAGATAAATAACGAACTGAAAATATCCAATCAAGCTAAAGATCGTATTTTGTCAATAATTGGTCATGATTTGCGCGGCCCTATTGGTGGTTTAAAAGAGCTGATTGAATTATATCTGGAATTACCTGACTTTGATGAAAAAGACATACGTAATTTATTAAAGGCAGCTCGTGAAGCATCAACAGGTTCGTACCTGTTATTAGAAAATCTGTTGACCTGGGCAAACTCACAGCGTGGTCAAATAGAATTTAAACCGTCAGATATTCCTTTTCTTCCATTGGTAAAACAAAGTGTTCAACTGTTGAATGCAAAGCATGTAACATTCCGTTATGAGATTCCTCCGGCACTAATGATTAATGCTGATGCAAACATGTTAAGAACCATTATACGAAATCTGGTTTCAAATGCTATAAAATACTCTCCTGCAAATGGTCGTATAACCATATCAGCCAATCAAGATGAAGTTGAAACCAGTATTTTTGTTGCAGATGAGGGCATTGGCATGTCGGCTGAGCAGACATCTGCCTTATTTGAGAAAAAAGAAACCTTTTTTATTGAAGCAGGATCGAAAGCCAAGGGAACTGGTCTTGGTTTAATACTTTGTAAGGAGTTTGTTGAAAGACACAATGGTCGAATCTGGGTTGATTCCATGCATTCCGAAGGTACAAAAGTTGGTTTTACAATTCCCAATGATTTTACAGCGACTAAATCTGTTCCTGAGTTAAGTAAACATTCCAAAGTATTAAGTTAA
- a CDS encoding tetratricopeptide repeat-containing sensor histidine kinase encodes MTNNNPWLLAFYYEYKGNINRYNKQYPTSIENFLLSIKIYTNLKDTYELTRLNFKIGAVNLDLKNYLLAEDYLRRALFFAKRANKDKLLKTTTNTLASCLQFEKKHDEALELYKYSLDSLNNTPKDSARLFLNIGGIYNTKKDYKKAEDLYLKALKIKINIKDSVGIANTYNNIAQIYLAQKKLKKASQYLDKSYQCAIKEDDKFLELNNSFNFIELYLQLNNIDSAKYFLYKYVDLKDSVSNTALKKQLNELDIKYRTLEKDNQIALLQKEDELKEARLNNQLLIIITIAGVLLLALTLGYFINRQRVKLKKSKNDLLKQQKEIETINGALKLSNQAKDRILSIIGHDLRGPIGGLKELIELYMEMPGYEEEDFRNLLKAAREASTGSYHLLENLLTWANSQRGEIDFQPVTAPLLPLIKHSIDLLDSSINTRNVSFHYEIPTTIKLTADLNMLRTIIRNLVSNAVKYSPPESCITISARQDNDETFICIADEGYGMSAEQSAVLFEKKETFYIEAGYNAKGTGLGLILCKEFVEQHNGHIWADSQPNVGTKVCFTIPVNLSAKVVKTESLVEAVKIN; translated from the coding sequence TTGACTAATAATAACCCTTGGTTATTAGCATTTTATTACGAATACAAAGGAAATATTAACAGATACAATAAACAATACCCAACATCAATTGAAAATTTCCTTCTATCCATAAAAATCTATACAAATCTAAAAGATACATATGAGCTTACAAGACTCAACTTTAAAATAGGCGCTGTTAATTTAGATTTAAAAAACTACTTACTAGCTGAAGATTACCTAAGAAGAGCTTTGTTCTTCGCAAAAAGAGCAAATAAAGATAAATTATTAAAAACAACAACTAACACTTTAGCTTCTTGTCTTCAATTTGAGAAAAAACACGATGAAGCGTTAGAGCTTTATAAATACTCCTTGGACAGCTTAAATAATACACCAAAGGATTCAGCCAGACTGTTTTTAAATATTGGAGGAATTTATAATACTAAAAAAGACTATAAAAAAGCTGAAGATTTATATTTAAAAGCATTAAAGATTAAGATAAATATTAAAGATAGTGTAGGAATTGCTAACACATATAATAATATTGCTCAGATATACCTTGCACAAAAAAAGTTAAAAAAAGCATCACAATATTTAGACAAAAGCTACCAATGTGCTATTAAAGAAGATGATAAATTCTTAGAACTTAATAACTCGTTTAATTTTATTGAATTATATCTTCAATTAAATAATATTGATTCAGCAAAGTATTTTTTATATAAATATGTAGATTTAAAAGATAGTGTTAGTAATACTGCACTAAAGAAACAATTAAATGAGTTAGATATTAAATATAGAACTTTAGAGAAAGATAATCAAATTGCTTTATTGCAAAAAGAAGATGAATTAAAGGAAGCACGTTTAAATAATCAATTACTTATTATTATAACAATAGCCGGGGTACTATTATTGGCCCTCACCTTGGGGTATTTTATCAATCGTCAGCGTGTTAAATTAAAAAAATCAAAAAACGATTTATTAAAACAGCAAAAAGAGATTGAAACAATTAATGGTGCATTAAAACTATCGAACCAGGCCAAAGACCGTATTTTGTCAATCATTGGTCATGACCTGCGTGGCCCCATCGGTGGTTTAAAAGAGCTGATAGAATTATATATGGAGATGCCGGGCTACGAAGAAGAAGACTTTAGAAACTTACTAAAAGCAGCACGCGAAGCTTCTACCGGCTCATATCACTTGCTCGAGAATCTGCTTACCTGGGCCAACTCGCAACGTGGTGAAATTGATTTTCAACCGGTAACGGCTCCATTATTACCACTTATCAAACACAGTATTGATTTATTAGACAGTTCGATCAATACCCGAAATGTAAGCTTCCATTACGAGATACCTACTACTATTAAACTAACTGCCGATTTAAATATGTTGCGTACCATTATTCGCAACCTAGTATCCAATGCCGTTAAATACTCACCACCCGAGAGTTGCATTACCATTTCGGCCAGGCAAGACAATGACGAAACATTTATTTGCATTGCCGATGAAGGCTACGGAATGAGTGCAGAACAATCGGCTGTTCTTTTTGAAAAGAAAGAGACATTTTATATCGAAGCCGGATATAATGCAAAAGGTACAGGTTTGGGTTTAATACTTTGTAAAGAATTTGTTGAGCAGCACAACGGTCATATCTGGGCCGATTCTCAACCAAATGTTGGCACTAAAGTTTGCTTTACTATTCCGGTTAACTTATCAGCAAAGGTTGTTAAAACAGAATCCTTAGTTGAAGCTGTTAAAATCAATTAA